Proteins co-encoded in one Chryseobacterium foetidum genomic window:
- a CDS encoding NtaA/DmoA family FMN-dependent monooxygenase (This protein belongs to a clade of FMN-dependent monooxygenases, within a broader family of flavin-dependent oxidoreductases, the luciferase-like monooxygenase (LMM) family, some of whose members use coenzyme F420 rather than FMN.), producing the protein MENNKNRKMIIGLTSGNGYGFQPGAWRTPGIDPTDYTSYDARVRHAQAAERGKFQFIFLPDGPFTDDSSLLETEAPNFNLDVMMTLAAVARETKHIGLVATGSTTFNAPYTLAKQFKALDIMSHGRAGWNAITSTNNDVAAIYGQTIPSSRDRYGRAHEVVQLVQAFWGSWGKDAWVHNQQTGQFAKHDEIAGVSLKGKYVNARGTLYIPPSEQGQPIVFHAGGSLNAHELAGRFANVVIGAAFTIEDGIQQRNAFRESAKKYGRDPDEIKFIAGMMTTIVKDRRTALDRRLQLMGHLLPQRVAYLQQMLGIRQDLNDLNEPLSEEQLQVARPSPYDPRSANALKIAKEGWSLKDVIAHGIIDYHPSIVGPGVEAADHMQAWFEAGACDGFWISPDILDDGIDAFVDEVVPILQQRGLFHEDYEGTTLREHIGAPEQYGIDPRV; encoded by the coding sequence ATGGAAAATAACAAAAATAGAAAAATGATCATCGGCCTGACTTCCGGCAATGGTTATGGCTTCCAACCAGGAGCATGGCGTACACCAGGTATTGATCCAACAGACTACACAAGTTATGACGCCCGCGTGAGACACGCGCAAGCTGCAGAACGTGGGAAGTTTCAGTTCATATTCCTGCCGGATGGTCCTTTCACTGATGATTCTTCTCTTCTCGAAACCGAAGCGCCCAACTTCAATCTCGATGTGATGATGACATTGGCTGCCGTGGCAAGGGAAACCAAACATATTGGCCTGGTTGCCACAGGTTCGACTACTTTCAATGCGCCATATACATTGGCGAAACAGTTCAAGGCACTCGATATCATGAGCCACGGCAGAGCGGGCTGGAATGCCATTACTTCCACCAATAATGATGTGGCTGCGATCTACGGACAAACCATTCCTTCAAGCAGAGACCGTTATGGTCGTGCTCATGAAGTGGTTCAGCTGGTTCAGGCATTTTGGGGAAGCTGGGGAAAAGATGCATGGGTACACAACCAACAGACCGGACAGTTTGCAAAGCACGATGAGATTGCCGGAGTCAGCCTAAAAGGCAAATATGTAAATGCCAGGGGAACGCTGTACATTCCGCCATCTGAACAGGGACAGCCAATCGTTTTTCATGCGGGCGGAAGTCTGAACGCTCATGAGTTGGCGGGAAGGTTTGCAAATGTAGTGATCGGCGCTGCCTTCACGATTGAAGATGGTATACAACAACGCAACGCATTTCGTGAGTCAGCGAAAAAATATGGACGTGATCCTGATGAGATCAAGTTTATCGCAGGAATGATGACCACCATTGTTAAAGACCGTCGCACAGCGCTAGACCGTAGGTTGCAATTAATGGGACACCTTCTCCCACAGCGTGTAGCTTATCTTCAGCAGATGCTTGGTATCAGACAGGATCTTAATGATCTAAATGAACCGCTCTCCGAAGAACAATTGCAGGTGGCGCGTCCATCGCCTTATGATCCTCGGTCTGCAAATGCCCTTAAAATTGCGAAGGAAGGCTGGAGTCTGAAGGATGTCATTGCACACGGGATCATTGATTACCATCCCTCCATTGTGGGACCTGGTGTTGAGGCGGCCGATCACATGCAGGCTTGGTTTGAGGCCGGAGCCTGCGATGGTTTTTGGATCTCGCCCGATATACTGGATGATGGGATTGATGCCTTTGTTGACGAAGTAGTTCCGATTTTACAGCAGCGTGGACTTTTTCACGAAGACTATGAAGGCACAACATTAAGAGAGCATATCGGTGCCCCTGAACAATATGGAATTGACCCAAGGGTTTAA
- a CDS encoding LexA family protein, translating to MILKKAENIYSEIEFFPVKKDGDRYYVEVHNNIANGFPSPAEDFSGKRISLDEKFLSKPEATFIGRAKGMSNYPFIMPGDYMIIRSDAIVQNGDLAIVYISGEGFSAKKIDLEKNCLTPLNNEFPEIAIGAEEIVETRGVVKTIFRDIESLNF from the coding sequence ATGATATTAAAAAAAGCAGAAAATATTTACAGTGAAATTGAATTTTTTCCTGTAAAAAAAGATGGTGACAGATATTATGTGGAAGTCCATAATAACATCGCCAATGGTTTTCCGTCGCCCGCAGAAGATTTTTCGGGCAAACGTATAAGTCTCGACGAAAAGTTTCTTTCAAAGCCAGAAGCAACATTTATCGGCAGGGCAAAAGGAATGTCAAATTATCCGTTCATAATGCCTGGAGATTACATGATTATTCGATCCGACGCAATTGTTCAGAATGGTGATTTGGCTATAGTATACATTTCCGGAGAAGGGTTTTCGGCAAAGAAAATTGATCTGGAGAAGAATTGTCTGACACCATTAAATAACGAGTTTCCGGAAATAGCGATTGGCGCTGAAGAAATTGTGGAAACCAGGGGCGTTGTAAAAACTATATTCAGGGATATAGAATCACTCAACTTTTAG
- a CDS encoding T9SS type A sorting domain-containing protein — MNTHFYFKLLFLLTPLAAFSQTYEWQWVRQGGGNSGSSGIGFNETTDEMIRSVAVDNQNNYYYLSSVFQGTPQLDGQPVTHYGSRDLLLFSTDCLGNIRWSQTIGGYGDGESAWKLETDNNGGLYIMANVVNQANISAPATYTATHFDTSTALPVVNVAYDSSDPDPGINTAFLLKYNTSNGTLAWQKPLQGNVSYSVRFADNGVWCMDSSKNIHAVLGFAAGTHLDGMITVPSTFTNTFQYYLVKFNNSNGNMTLATNPVLLPVSGTLASAVGGGKINMLYDETLDRYYIAGSRSSSYGSPFPFSYNSVPFNNEGFMLALNASNGNEIWRKEFNTPNSIYQDDKIFGLVKDDESNIYLSGYYYRGIAPTAIATFGTYSFPLPFNSGINPFVLKMNSSGTVQWSKIHDGLTPTAPMGYRFMRGSLALNGNELAFIKGAIGDKWGTYQMTRAQNDLADPLLVRLNKDTGDVLGTHEIQGNFGFQDELSAIAVDNDGNYVLGGLFHSQLFTDPSDGVNTLIAAGNSGKSQFFISKLAKSACGPLSLDETSAPAEISIYPNPVRDVLHINSKVALKSFEIYSSSGQLVKTGNLALEKSSVDTSHLNKGVYIIKLKTAKTTVREKFIKN, encoded by the coding sequence ATGAATACTCATTTTTACTTTAAGCTCCTCTTTTTATTAACACCCCTAGCCGCATTTTCTCAGACCTATGAGTGGCAATGGGTCAGGCAAGGTGGCGGAAACAGTGGTTCCAGTGGTATCGGATTTAATGAGACTACTGATGAGATGATTCGTAGCGTAGCGGTGGATAACCAAAACAATTACTATTATCTTTCTTCTGTATTTCAGGGTACTCCGCAGCTCGACGGTCAACCGGTAACGCATTACGGTTCCAGGGATTTGCTGTTATTTTCGACTGATTGTCTGGGAAATATTCGCTGGAGCCAAACTATTGGCGGTTATGGCGATGGAGAAAGTGCATGGAAACTTGAAACCGATAATAACGGAGGACTTTATATTATGGCTAATGTTGTAAATCAGGCCAACATTAGTGCGCCTGCAACGTATACTGCGACTCACTTTGATACCAGTACTGCTCTGCCTGTAGTAAATGTTGCGTACGACAGCTCCGATCCTGATCCAGGGATCAATACGGCATTCCTTTTAAAGTATAATACTTCAAACGGAACATTAGCATGGCAAAAGCCTCTGCAGGGCAATGTAAGTTATTCGGTAAGATTCGCTGATAATGGGGTGTGGTGTATGGACAGCTCTAAAAATATTCATGCGGTTTTGGGTTTTGCTGCAGGAACGCACCTTGACGGAATGATAACGGTGCCTTCAACTTTTACTAATACATTTCAGTATTATCTTGTAAAATTCAATAACAGTAATGGAAATATGACTCTGGCAACAAATCCGGTTTTACTGCCTGTCTCAGGGACTCTGGCATCAGCTGTTGGCGGAGGCAAGATAAATATGCTGTATGATGAGACTCTGGACAGGTACTACATTGCAGGCTCAAGAAGTTCAAGTTACGGGAGCCCGTTTCCTTTTTCCTATAATTCTGTTCCTTTTAATAATGAAGGATTTATGCTGGCCCTAAATGCTTCCAATGGAAATGAAATCTGGAGAAAAGAGTTCAATACACCTAATTCCATCTATCAGGACGATAAAATATTCGGACTTGTAAAAGATGATGAATCCAATATTTATCTTTCCGGATATTATTACAGGGGAATAGCCCCTACAGCTATCGCTACGTTTGGAACCTACAGTTTCCCTTTACCTTTCAACAGCGGGATCAATCCTTTTGTGCTGAAGATGAATTCTTCCGGAACGGTACAGTGGTCGAAGATTCACGATGGATTAACCCCTACGGCACCCATGGGATACCGGTTTATGAGAGGTTCTCTGGCACTTAATGGTAATGAGCTGGCATTTATCAAAGGCGCAATTGGTGACAAATGGGGAACGTATCAAATGACCAGAGCACAAAATGACCTTGCAGATCCTTTACTGGTAAGACTTAATAAGGATACAGGCGACGTACTCGGAACCCATGAAATACAGGGCAACTTTGGTTTTCAGGATGAGCTTTCGGCAATTGCCGTGGATAATGACGGTAATTATGTACTGGGCGGCCTGTTTCACAGCCAGCTTTTTACAGATCCCTCGGATGGGGTAAATACACTCATAGCAGCTGGAAACAGTGGGAAATCCCAGTTTTTCATTTCCAAACTGGCAAAATCGGCCTGCGGACCGCTGTCACTTGATGAGACATCAGCTCCGGCAGAAATCAGTATATACCCAAACCCAGTACGCGATGTTCTACATATCAACAGCAAAGTAGCTTTAAAATCTTTTGAAATTTACTCTTCATCCGGTCAGCTCGTAAAAACCGGAAATTTAGCTTTGGAAAAATCTTCGGTTGATACAAGTCATTTAAATAAAGGCGTCTATATTATAAAATTAAAAACCGCAAAAACTACGGTACGTGAAAAATTTATAAAGAATTAA
- a CDS encoding gluconokinase, with product MIIGLDIGTSSTKAVAFDLKGKVLAIQSISYPILNPLEGHYEQDPEVIFKACIESIARVMNELQDPYKMLKPVCVSVSSAMHGLIAVDESGSPLTNCIIWADRRSEDIANGLKTNEEGRILYQQIGTPIHPMTLLCKLIWMKSCDEKVFIRSHKFIGIKEFLFYRLFGIYVVDHSIASATGLFDIHKLVWSDLALNLAGISAEQLSAPVPIDYVLTLQNRNTAASMRIPEGTTFVIGGSDGCLANLGVGAIEPGVASVTVGTSGAIRVASSLPNPEQKQRLFSYLLRPNEYIIGGAVNNGGVLRNWFRNTFLNESTIKIKDEDFTHFLNEMIDSVAPGSEGLIFLPYITGERAPHWNSNAKGVYFGIQLHHTSAHFARAMMEGMLFAIYSVGIALEENTGSIQKIYVSGGLARSQNLIQMLADIFNKPVFIKDTVESSAWGAALIGMEALGITLKQPLEEYTAADITDDNEQMYEPNKQNHAVYLKNFKQFQRLYDKLEDEF from the coding sequence ATGATAATAGGATTAGATATTGGTACGTCGTCTACAAAAGCCGTTGCATTTGACCTGAAAGGCAAAGTCCTGGCAATACAAAGTATATCTTATCCTATACTGAATCCTCTGGAAGGACATTACGAACAGGATCCTGAGGTTATTTTTAAGGCGTGTATTGAGTCGATTGCGCGTGTAATGAATGAATTACAGGATCCTTATAAGATGCTGAAGCCTGTATGTGTTTCTGTTAGCAGTGCCATGCATGGACTGATAGCTGTTGACGAATCAGGCAGTCCACTCACGAATTGCATTATCTGGGCTGACCGGAGAAGTGAAGATATAGCTAACGGATTGAAGACAAATGAAGAAGGAAGAATATTATATCAACAGATCGGAACGCCCATTCATCCCATGACTTTGCTTTGCAAACTAATATGGATGAAATCCTGTGATGAAAAAGTGTTTATCCGGTCTCATAAATTTATTGGTATTAAGGAATTTCTTTTTTACCGACTCTTTGGGATCTATGTGGTTGATCATTCCATTGCATCGGCTACGGGATTGTTTGACATACATAAGTTAGTATGGTCTGATTTAGCACTGAATTTGGCAGGAATCTCTGCCGAACAACTGTCTGCACCTGTACCGATTGATTATGTTCTCACATTGCAAAACCGAAACACAGCAGCCTCGATGCGCATCCCAGAAGGTACTACGTTTGTTATCGGTGGTAGCGACGGATGTCTGGCTAATCTGGGAGTTGGAGCTATAGAACCAGGAGTGGCTTCTGTAACTGTTGGTACCAGCGGAGCTATACGGGTTGCCTCTTCGCTGCCAAATCCGGAGCAAAAACAACGGTTATTCAGTTATCTTCTCAGACCGAATGAGTATATAATTGGAGGAGCTGTTAATAATGGTGGTGTTTTGCGAAATTGGTTCCGAAATACCTTCTTAAACGAATCGACCATAAAAATAAAGGATGAGGATTTTACCCATTTTTTAAACGAAATGATAGATTCAGTTGCTCCAGGATCAGAAGGCTTGATTTTTTTACCATATATAACTGGTGAGCGTGCTCCGCACTGGAATTCCAATGCAAAAGGAGTTTATTTTGGAATACAGTTGCACCACACCTCTGCCCACTTTGCACGGGCAATGATGGAGGGCATGCTGTTCGCCATCTACAGTGTTGGAATTGCGTTGGAGGAAAATACCGGTTCAATTCAAAAGATCTATGTAAGTGGCGGTTTAGCGCGGTCACAGAATTTGATTCAAATGTTAGCAGACATTTTTAACAAACCCGTTTTCATTAAAGATACAGTGGAAAGCTCCGCATGGGGAGCTGCACTAATAGGTATGGAAGCATTAGGAATTACGCTGAAGCAGCCTTTAGAAGAGTACACAGCAGCAGATATAACAGACGACAATGAACAAATGTATGAGCCGAATAAGCAAAATCATGCAGTGTACTTAAAAAATTTCAAACAGTTTCAGAGACTTTATGATAAGCTGGAAGACGAGTTTTAA
- a CDS encoding nitroreductase, with product MNRNMTEDIQQNNFTFKEVLRSRKSCRGFLDTPIAENIITSILDDAKYSPSNCNTQPWETHIISGNKLRELSETLVRENKAGRFSPDFSFDVNDYHGQYKERYFNLGQTMYEAFDVKREDKEGRKEISDRNYTFFNAPHVAIPFMPSFGDNVRVGGDIGMYGQTFLLSLTAHGLAGIPQTALGFFAGTIREILNVPEEFKMLFGISFGYADPNSPSNSIKLGREPITSNVTFHQ from the coding sequence ATGAACAGAAATATGACAGAAGACATTCAGCAAAACAATTTTACATTTAAAGAGGTATTACGATCAAGAAAATCATGCCGCGGATTTTTAGATACACCCATAGCAGAAAATATCATTACTTCTATACTGGATGATGCAAAATATTCACCCTCAAACTGCAACACTCAGCCTTGGGAAACGCACATCATTTCAGGAAATAAGTTAAGAGAATTGTCAGAAACTTTGGTAAGAGAAAACAAAGCAGGAAGATTTTCTCCTGATTTTAGTTTCGATGTTAATGATTATCATGGCCAATACAAAGAGCGGTATTTTAACCTTGGTCAGACCATGTATGAAGCGTTTGATGTCAAACGTGAAGATAAAGAGGGACGAAAAGAAATTTCAGACAGGAACTATACTTTCTTTAATGCACCCCATGTTGCAATACCATTTATGCCGTCGTTTGGTGATAATGTACGTGTAGGTGGTGATATTGGAATGTACGGGCAAACCTTCCTGTTATCCCTTACAGCTCATGGTCTCGCCGGCATCCCGCAGACAGCACTGGGCTTTTTCGCTGGAACCATAAGGGAAATCCTGAATGTGCCCGAAGAGTTTAAAATGCTTTTTGGAATTTCATTTGGCTACGCGGATCCCAATTCACCAAGCAACTCAATTAAGCTCGGACGAGAGCCCATTACCAGCAATGTCACTTTTCATCAATAA
- a CDS encoding DUF429 domain-containing protein, which translates to MAKCKKLIGIDGCKYGWVAVSLNCSSANLFKSLADLIRFYPENSMFMIDMPVGLANVDLTERNCEMLNRKILSKKRKASLFSVPCREAIYASSYEEANQINKEIINKGISKQSWGIVPKIREVDQLLQSNRSLVDKIKESHPEVAFHFLNNHQSMEFNKKTDKGQQERLQVLSNYSDKAEMIYNNSMRNFRRKHVSADDILDSICLAVTLEEMVNSGSSFETNNLDILGIPMKIHYFAK; encoded by the coding sequence TTGGCAAAATGCAAAAAATTAATAGGGATTGATGGCTGTAAGTATGGATGGGTAGCTGTTTCATTGAATTGCAGTTCTGCAAACCTCTTTAAAAGTCTGGCAGATCTGATACGTTTTTATCCTGAAAACAGCATGTTCATGATTGATATGCCTGTTGGTCTCGCCAATGTTGATCTTACTGAAAGAAATTGCGAAATGCTAAACCGAAAAATTTTATCCAAAAAAAGAAAAGCGAGTCTGTTTTCAGTGCCGTGTCGGGAGGCAATATATGCTTCATCATATGAAGAAGCTAATCAGATAAATAAAGAAATAATTAATAAAGGGATTTCCAAACAATCCTGGGGTATAGTTCCAAAAATCAGAGAAGTCGATCAACTTTTACAAAGTAACCGAAGCCTTGTAGATAAAATCAAAGAATCACATCCTGAGGTTGCGTTCCATTTTTTGAACAATCACCAATCTATGGAATTCAATAAAAAGACAGATAAGGGTCAGCAGGAAAGATTGCAGGTGTTAAGCAATTACTCCGATAAAGCAGAAATGATCTATAATAATTCGATGCGTAACTTTAGACGAAAACATGTTTCTGCAGATGATATTTTAGATTCTATCTGCCTGGCAGTGACCCTTGAGGAGATGGTAAATTCTGGCAGTTCTTTCGAGACCAATAATTTAGATATTTTGGGAATACCTATGAAAATACATTATTTTGCAAAGTAA
- a CDS encoding SOS response-associated peptidase: MCYRFSTQFTAKQLEEYYTAYEIENEYHLIPELNGFNYPETAIIMDKAPTEIVVGKWGLFPSWAKADFQKKANTLNAKIETAATLASYKNSINNRCLIPVHKFFEWQWQDSKGKEKKKFEIMIKGHEIFSLAGIYNLWTNPENGKSYRTYSVLTTDANELMSEIHNTKKRMPVCLNRDMDKDWLEGRKLEDFAFPNYNPNLEAAEIGGGIVDLFSPAKNSD, translated from the coding sequence ATGTGCTACAGATTTTCCACACAGTTTACGGCGAAGCAACTTGAAGAGTATTATACAGCATACGAAATTGAAAATGAATATCATCTGATTCCGGAGTTAAATGGATTCAATTATCCTGAGACCGCTATTATAATGGATAAAGCTCCTACCGAAATTGTTGTTGGAAAATGGGGTTTATTTCCTTCCTGGGCAAAAGCAGATTTTCAAAAGAAAGCAAATACTTTGAATGCAAAAATTGAAACGGCGGCAACTTTGGCTTCCTACAAAAATTCAATCAATAATCGTTGCCTGATTCCAGTGCATAAGTTTTTTGAGTGGCAATGGCAGGACAGTAAGGGAAAGGAAAAGAAGAAATTTGAGATTATGATTAAAGGTCATGAAATCTTTTCTCTGGCCGGAATTTATAACCTTTGGACTAATCCTGAAAACGGTAAATCTTACAGGACATACAGTGTACTCACCACGGATGCCAATGAACTGATGTCTGAAATTCACAATACCAAAAAAAGAATGCCGGTCTGTTTGAACAGAGATATGGATAAGGACTGGTTGGAGGGAAGAAAATTAGAAGATTTTGCCTTTCCGAATTACAATCCGAATTTAGAAGCAGCTGAGATCGGCGGCGGAATAGTTGATTTGTTTTCGCCGGCAAAGAATAGTGATTAG
- a CDS encoding winged helix-turn-helix transcriptional regulator has protein sequence MAVKRGYNNCIDTIKPVRDFLDVMSGKWKFPILVSIGVGNDRFTDIQDSIPGITPKVLAKELKELEQHELIKRTITNDYPVKITYTRELYADTLTPIIYAMKDWGINHREKVFGAKEEDNG, from the coding sequence ATGGCAGTAAAACGAGGTTACAACAATTGCATTGACACAATAAAACCGGTACGTGATTTTCTAGATGTTATGAGCGGAAAATGGAAATTTCCAATACTTGTATCTATTGGTGTAGGAAATGACAGGTTTACTGATATTCAGGACAGTATTCCCGGAATCACTCCCAAGGTTTTAGCGAAAGAATTAAAAGAATTAGAACAGCACGAGCTCATAAAGAGAACAATTACCAATGATTATCCGGTAAAAATAACTTATACAAGAGAACTTTACGCAGATACACTGACGCCGATAATTTATGCTATGAAAGACTGGGGAATCAACCATCGTGAAAAAGTTTTTGGTGCCAAAGAGGAAGATAATGGTTAA
- a CDS encoding Y-family DNA polymerase yields MFALVDCNNFYASSERAFRPELNGKPVVVLSNNDGCVIARSNEAKDLGIKMGLPAFMLKDFEKNKDLHIFSSNYELYDDMSKRVMNTLSGFSPEVEVYSIDEIFLKFTGFENYNLDDYGQKMRITIRKNCWIPVSVGFAPTKALAKVANKIAKKFSDRWNGVYVIDTDEKRIKALKWLPIEDVWGIGRQLSRKLIAWGCKTAYDFTQIDDYTIQKELSIVGLRLKKELSGFNYLDLEETERKKAIATTRSFAKDEYLYENLCERVSTYATRCAEKLRREQSYCSKVEVFVITNQFKVHEMQYANKVIINLPFASNSDITIAKYAKRALDIIYKANYGYKKTGVVVHEITPEPYKQGNLFFNESPKHEKLMKVLDQLNISKMDPVVTLASNDLKKREKMLRERLSKCYTTKWNDLIEIS; encoded by the coding sequence ATGTTTGCTTTAGTCGACTGTAATAATTTCTACGCATCTTCCGAAAGAGCCTTCCGGCCGGAGCTTAACGGAAAACCTGTTGTTGTTCTGTCGAATAACGATGGATGTGTTATTGCCCGAAGCAATGAAGCTAAAGACCTGGGTATTAAAATGGGATTACCCGCGTTTATGCTGAAAGACTTTGAGAAAAACAAAGATCTTCATATTTTTTCCAGCAACTATGAGTTGTATGATGACATGAGTAAAAGAGTGATGAATACCCTCTCAGGTTTTTCTCCGGAAGTTGAAGTTTATTCGATAGACGAAATTTTTCTGAAATTTACCGGTTTCGAAAACTATAATCTGGATGATTACGGTCAGAAAATGAGAATTACGATTCGCAAAAACTGCTGGATTCCTGTCTCTGTTGGTTTTGCTCCAACCAAAGCTTTAGCGAAGGTGGCTAATAAAATTGCCAAGAAATTTTCAGACCGGTGGAACGGAGTTTATGTCATTGATACTGATGAAAAAAGGATCAAAGCTTTAAAATGGTTGCCAATAGAAGACGTTTGGGGAATTGGCCGGCAGCTTTCAAGGAAGTTGATTGCTTGGGGGTGTAAAACAGCTTACGATTTTACACAAATCGATGATTATACCATCCAGAAAGAATTGAGTATTGTTGGATTGAGGCTTAAAAAAGAACTATCCGGTTTTAATTATTTAGATCTCGAAGAAACTGAAAGGAAAAAAGCAATCGCAACAACCAGAAGTTTTGCAAAGGATGAATATCTGTACGAAAATCTTTGTGAAAGAGTTTCAACGTATGCCACCAGGTGCGCCGAAAAACTTAGAAGAGAACAGTCATACTGCAGTAAAGTTGAAGTATTTGTGATTACAAATCAATTTAAAGTGCATGAAATGCAGTACGCAAACAAAGTCATCATCAATCTACCTTTTGCATCGAATTCCGATATTACAATAGCTAAATATGCAAAGAGAGCTTTGGACATCATTTATAAAGCAAATTACGGTTACAAAAAAACAGGTGTTGTTGTTCACGAAATTACTCCGGAACCATACAAACAGGGAAATTTATTTTTTAATGAAAGTCCGAAACATGAAAAACTGATGAAGGTATTGGATCAGTTGAATATTTCCAAAATGGATCCCGTGGTAACACTTGCATCCAATGATCTGAAGAAAAGAGAAAAAATGCTTCGGGAAAGGCTTTCAAAGTGTTATACGACCAAGTGGAATGATCTTATTGAAATATCATGA